The sequence CGCGCTCGGGGCCGCGCACGACAAGGGCATCGTTCACCGCGACCTGAAGCCGGACAACATCTTCCTGCCTGCGGGCCCGGACGCGCAGCCCATCAAGCTGCTGGACTTCGGCATCAGCAAGTTCCAGACGCCCGCCGAGGGCGCCAGCATGATGACCAAGACGGGCACGGCCATGGGCACCCCGTTCTACATGTCGCCCGAGCAAGCGCAGGGAAAGCGCAGCGTGGACGCGCGCGCGGACATCTACTCGCTGGGCGTCATCTTGTTTCGGCTGCTCACCAACCAGCACCCGTTCGAAGACGACTCGTATCCCATGCTGGTGCTCAAGATCTGCACCGAGCCGCCGCCGCCCGTGCGTCAGTACCGCATGGACGTGCCCGTGGCGCTGGACGCGCTCATCACGCGCACGCTCAGCAAGAACCCCACGGAGCGGCCCGCCACGTGCGCGGAGCTGATGGCCGCGCTCCAGCCCTTCGTGGAGCACGACGTGGCCCCCGTGGTCACACCCGGCGCGGCAACGCGTGGCATGACACCGTCGGCGCTCTCACGGGTGCACAGCCCCATGGCCATGGCCAACACCGCCATGGCGTCTAGCCCCCGCGCGCGGGAAGAAGACCTCGACCTGGACGCGGACGAGCAGAGCGCGCTCGGAGGCGGCGGCAAGGCGTGGATGGGGGTGGCCGCGCTGATCGCGCTGGTGGGTGTGGGCATCGGCGCGTGGTTCCTCTTCGCCCGCGAGCCCGAGCCCGGGCCAGACCCAGCGGACGCACCGGTCGCGCTGCCGGTGCCCACGGAGCCCGACATCGCGCCGCTGACCACGCCGCCGCCCACCACGCTGGGCTGGCGCTTCGTTCACCCGCGCCCGCGCGCCATGCCCTCGTGGCGGGCCGTGGCCGTGGGCGGAGCGGGGCTCGTGGGCGTGGTGGGCAACCGTGGCCAGGCCGGGCGCTTCACCGAGGGGCGCCTGGTGCGCTGGCCCACGGCCACCACGGAAGACCTGCACGCCATCGTGTGGGGCAGCGCCGATGCAGCGTGGGTGGTGGGCGACCGCGGCGTGCTGCGCCGCCTGGACGGCTCGCAGGCGCACGTGGTTCCGTCGGGCACCGAGGCCGCGCTGCGCGACGTGGTGGTGGTGTCGCCCACCGAGCTGGTGGTGGTGGGCGACGCCGGCACGTACCTGCGCGTCATCGGCCAGCGCGTCACGCCCGTGGCCACGGGCATCGACCAGACGCTGTTCGGCGCGCACGCCCGCGACGGCGCCGTGTATGCGGTGGGTCAGGGTGGCCTCATCGTGCGCGTCACCGGCGACCGCGTGGTCACCGAGCGCCCGCCCGGCAGCAGCACGCTGCGCGCCGTGGGCGGCTGCCCGCGCGGGGACCTCTACGCCGTGGGCGACGACGGCCACGTCATGCTGCGCGACCCCGCGGGCGTGTGGCGCCGGCTCAACGGCACGGGCCGTGAGGGCTTCACCGGCATCACCTGCGACGAGGGCCGCGCGGCCGCCTCGGGCACCGGCGGCGGCGTGCTGCTGCTGGCGGGCGAGCGCTCCGTGCGGCTCGACTCGGGCACCGATCAGCCCTTCCGCGACATCGCTGGCATGGACGGCGCGGCCACCTGGGTGGTGGGCGACGCGGGCCGCCTGGCGCTGATGGCCAGCGACCACCTCATCCTGCTGACCGAGGGCACGTCGCACACGCTGCGCGC comes from Sandaracinaceae bacterium and encodes:
- a CDS encoding protein kinase — protein: MSPSMSQRAIGDMLGDRYRIVSLLGEGGFGSVYAADDVESGQRVAVKCLHPHLALDHDVVVRFRREARAATEIGHPGIVQVLDFGALSDGTIVMAMELLTGEDLASKLARDGALRVGEACRLVSHVCAALGAAHDKGIVHRDLKPDNIFLPAGPDAQPIKLLDFGISKFQTPAEGASMMTKTGTAMGTPFYMSPEQAQGKRSVDARADIYSLGVILFRLLTNQHPFEDDSYPMLVLKICTEPPPPVRQYRMDVPVALDALITRTLSKNPTERPATCAELMAALQPFVEHDVAPVVTPGAATRGMTPSALSRVHSPMAMANTAMASSPRAREEDLDLDADEQSALGGGGKAWMGVAALIALVGVGIGAWFLFAREPEPGPDPADAPVALPVPTEPDIAPLTTPPPTTLGWRFVHPRPRAMPSWRAVAVGGAGLVGVVGNRGQAGRFTEGRLVRWPTATTEDLHAIVWGSADAAWVVGDRGVLRRLDGSQAHVVPSGTEAALRDVVVVSPTELVVVGDAGTYLRVIGQRVTPVATGIDQTLFGAHARDGAVYAVGQGGLIVRVTGDRVVTERPPGSSTLRAVGGCPRGDLYAVGDDGHVMLRDPAGVWRRLNGTGREGFTGITCDEGRAAASGTGGGVLLLAGERSVRLDSGTDQPFRDIAGMDGAATWVVGDAGRLALMASDHLILLTEGTSHTLRAAASLAGRLVVVGEWGTLLREGDDKFTEGESGTDAALAGIAAYQDDLLVAVGDQGVMLGIGWSSVREIESPTEQPLRAIIASEGWLTAVGAGGTVVRGPLEGLRTEILEGTPTLWGISGTADDALAVGDDGAVVRLTRLTTARLPCAAATGLRLRAVHKGERASFAVGVGGAIVRIEGDECVLEQAPVTERGALFAVGLDDEGRVFAAGEGGIAFVRANDGTWSELDLSVDVGVYGLLRTDRDVWLLGASGAILRHPRTDTGGQAPGGVTGGVSG